From the Mesotoga prima MesG1.Ag.4.2 genome, the window AGGTCGAATTTGACGAGACCTGGTCGAACAGTTTCAATTCCTCATAGGTAGTCTGGAAGCACGGCTTCGGTGGTGGCAGAAAAAGCGGTAGTGCCGGTTTCAATTCCTCATAGGTAGTCTGGAAGCGCCGTATCTGGTGGATATTACCATTCTTTAGGAAGTTTCAATTCCTCATAGGTAGTCTGGAAGCCAAAGAGTTAGAAATAGGCTTCAATCCTGATTATCGTTTCAATTCCTCATAGGTAGTCTGGAAGCTCCATTCCCACGTTTTGAGTCTATTCAACGTTCACGTTTCAATTCCTCATAGGTAGTCTGGAAGCCAAGTACAAGTGCTCTATATAGTATATTCCCATATTGGTTTCAATTCCTCATAGGTAGTCTGGAAGCACCGTTAGCAATTCAAGCAACGGCTCTATTTTCTCGTTTCAATTCCTCATAGGTAGTCTGGAAGCGATTAGCAGCTTTGCGCTTTGAAGGCATTGACGGTGGTTTCAATTCCTCATAGGTAGTCTGGAAGCATGCACTTCATAGCCTTTTCTGAGACGATATACCGGTTTCAATTCCTCATAGGTAGTCTGGAAGCTTGATATAGTGTTTATCCTATTCCTGCTCGGTTATCCGCGTTTCAATTCCTCATAGGTAGTCTGGAAGCTAGCGTAATTTTCTGTGCGCCCTCACTCGCCAAAGTGGTTTCAATTCCTCATAGGTAGTCTGGAAGCAGCTGTATCTTCTGGATATTACCATTCTCTAGCAAGTTTCAATTCCTCATAGGTAGTCTGGAAGCGGGAATGAACCTCACAGTCTTTGACGAGTGGTCTAGTTTCAATTCCTCATAGGTAGTCTGGAAGCATACCGACTGCAGGTGGTTCGACGAACATGAGCGGGTTTCAATTCCTCATAGGTAGTCTGGAAGCCGGTCTCAAGCTCGTCTTCGCCAATCTCGAAGTCGAGTTTCAATTCCTCATAGGTAGTCTGGAAGCCCATTACTATATAGATTATAAAGGATTTTCAGCATTTTGAGGCAATATGAGTTCTTGCCTGTTTTTCAAAGACCATTTTCTCATGAATTGCACACAAAACTGAAGAGCTGAATTGACATGCTTCTGTCGATCCCCAGGTGTTTTCAATTTATCAGGGGTCGACGGAGAAGTAAATCAGGATTTGGATTTCCAGATTCCTTTTTCGCCTATCAAAAAAGTATGATCTTTACTGAATTTAGTACCAGGTGTCCAGCATATTTGAGCTGCTGAGATTTCTGCTCCGAATCTCTCTTCTCTAGTTGTTTCAAGTCCAATAAGAGGTTCTATGTTGCCACTTAAGGCAGAGCTATCTATTTGATTGTCGGCGAGCACGTGGGAGATTGCCGAATGAGATCTTGAGAGTTTTATTACTGGAAATTCCTCGTTTAGTTCAATATCATATCCATCTAGATCAATCTGAGCAACCTGAACGCAGCCTTTCGATTCATCAGTTTCCACTCGACCCCATCCATATGTTCTTTCACCACCTATTTGTAGCTTCGAAAGTGCATCTTCCCAATTCAAGGCACAATCTTTGTGTTCAAAGATATTTCCAATGAGATAGACTTGTTTCCCGTCTCTTGTTTTTGGAGCTATATACTCTGTTTCATGCAGACTGCCCTCGTCAGCTATTCTTGCACCCAGATCTAGCGCAGTGTTCACCGTACTTCCTATGTATTTCCATTCGAACTCATCTTTTCTTTCCCATGGGAGTAGATCGATTTTCTCTTCATTATCAGAGGGGTAGAAATAGCTGAATCTGAGAGATTTATCGACGTCTATTCCGGTTTTGCTGTAATCAAAGTCTCCGTAGTCTCTGGCAAGCCTAGCAGTCAAGGCTCCCCAAAGGGTTCTACCAGGAACATAGTATCTTGTTTGCTGAAGGTTTCCGATTTTTCTCCAGCCTATGTGCATCGGAGAAAGCAGTTTGAGAGAAACCCTATGTAATTCCCAGCTCATTAATTCTTCACCTTCGCTTTGGCACCATATCTAGCGTAAACGAGAGTCCTTTCCCATAGGTCCTTCACAAGGAAGAGAGAACCTGTGTTGTTGCAGATCTTCTCGTTGACCACGCGGAGCACGTCTTCTGGATTATTCATCTTCTCATTCAAATCTTCAAAGTCTATTCCCAGCGATTCCCTAACAGAACCAAGCATTTCTTTTGCTAATTTTTCTGCTGTTTCGGTCTTCTTCTTTTCTCTCGCATAGAGATAGAGTATGCAGGCGTAAACACCGTTACCGTGGAGTACCAGGAGAATATCATTAATGAGTTTCTCTAGTTCTTTTTTGTCCATGCTCTCTAGAGCAGCCAAGATTTTTTGCCCTGACTTTGCTGCAAAATAATCGAGATTTTTCATTGGTTGTCACCACCAGAGATAATCTTCATTCTACCGAAGCCCCTCGTGGTCATTCCGCCGATGCCCATGAATTCGATGATTTTGAAGCCAGCTCTTACGACATCCATTGGGGATTTCCAGCAATTTATCTTTCCGTTTTCTTTATATTTATCTTCTTTCATTGAGTCACTGAACCCTTCGATCTTATAATCGTCTTGAATTACGGCTGAAATTAGCCATGTGGCTCTTGGAATTGCTTCATATGTGAAAAGAGCTTGATCTTCGGCAGCACCGGTTTCAGGATTGATCGCTACGGAGGTCCTTGTTTCAAGGTTGTCATTGACTATTTGTGTG encodes:
- a CDS encoding RAMP superfamily CRISPR-associated protein, whose translation is MSWELHRVSLKLLSPMHIGWRKIGNLQQTRYYVPGRTLWGALTARLARDYGDFDYSKTGIDVDKSLRFSYFYPSDNEEKIDLLPWERKDEFEWKYIGSTVNTALDLGARIADEGSLHETEYIAPKTRDGKQVYLIGNIFEHKDCALNWEDALSKLQIGGERTYGWGRVETDESKGCVQVAQIDLDGYDIELNEEFPVIKLSRSHSAISHVLADNQIDSSALSGNIEPLIGLETTREERFGAEISAAQICWTPGTKFSKDHTFLIGEKGIWKSKS